In Ectothiorhodospira sp. BSL-9, a single window of DNA contains:
- the pyk gene encoding pyruvate kinase, with the protein MRRTKIVATLGPATDSPAAMRALVRAGVDVVRINFSHGEADDHRKRVNLLREAAAEASRIIAVLGDLQGPKIRIARFAQGSVELNEGDPFVLDAELDPGQGDVQKVGLTYKDLPGDVNAGDVLLLDDGRLVLEVQRVDGPRIHTHVVVGGTLSNNKGINRQGGGLSAAALTDKDVNDIRLAAELGVDYLAISFPRCADDVHQARQRLRDAGGDGAICAKIERAEAVTASDAILDATDAIMIARGDLGVEIGDAELPGVQKRLIHDARTRNKVVITATQMMESMITSPIPTRAEVFDVANAVLDGTDAVMLSGETATGRYPDKAVAAMGRICEAAERQRSARVSTHRMDSYFQRVDEAIAMATMYTANHLDVRAIAAMTESGSTAQWMSRISSGIPIFAMTRHERSCRKMALYRGVYPILFVSENSSHAENNRQVVDILREAGVVRDEDLVIITKGDLSGVMGGTNAMKIVQVGALQDGVT; encoded by the coding sequence ATGCGTAGAACCAAGATAGTAGCCACGCTGGGACCGGCCACGGACTCACCCGCAGCCATGCGGGCGTTGGTGCGCGCTGGCGTCGACGTGGTGCGCATCAATTTTTCCCATGGCGAGGCGGATGATCATCGCAAGCGCGTCAACCTGTTGCGGGAAGCCGCCGCCGAGGCCTCCCGCATCATCGCCGTGCTGGGGGACCTGCAAGGCCCCAAGATACGCATCGCCCGTTTTGCCCAGGGCAGTGTCGAACTGAATGAGGGCGATCCCTTCGTGCTGGATGCCGAACTGGATCCAGGGCAGGGAGATGTTCAGAAGGTCGGCCTCACCTACAAGGATTTGCCCGGGGACGTGAATGCCGGGGATGTCCTGTTGCTGGATGATGGCCGTCTGGTGCTGGAGGTGCAGCGGGTGGATGGCCCGCGCATCCACACCCATGTGGTGGTGGGTGGCACCCTGTCCAACAACAAGGGTATCAATCGCCAGGGCGGCGGCCTCTCCGCTGCCGCGCTCACCGACAAGGACGTGAACGACATCCGCCTGGCGGCGGAACTGGGGGTGGATTACCTGGCCATCTCCTTCCCCCGCTGTGCCGACGATGTGCATCAGGCCAGACAGCGATTGCGCGATGCCGGTGGCGATGGCGCCATCTGCGCCAAGATCGAACGGGCCGAGGCGGTCACCGCCAGTGACGCGATCCTGGATGCCACCGATGCCATCATGATCGCCCGAGGCGATCTGGGCGTGGAGATCGGCGATGCGGAATTGCCCGGCGTGCAGAAGCGCCTCATCCATGACGCCCGCACCCGCAACAAGGTGGTGATCACGGCCACCCAGATGATGGAGTCCATGATCACCAGCCCCATTCCCACCCGGGCCGAGGTGTTCGATGTGGCCAACGCCGTGCTCGATGGCACCGACGCCGTGATGCTCTCGGGTGAGACGGCCACCGGTCGGTATCCCGACAAGGCCGTGGCCGCCATGGGGCGCATCTGTGAGGCCGCCGAGCGCCAGCGTAGCGCCCGTGTGTCCACCCATCGCATGGACAGCTATTTCCAGCGGGTGGACGAGGCCATCGCCATGGCCACCATGTACACGGCCAATCATCTGGACGTGCGCGCCATCGCCGCCATGACGGAATCCGGCTCCACGGCCCAGTGGATGTCCCGGATCAGTTCCGGCATCCCCATCTTCGCCATGACCCGCCACGAGCGCTCCTGCCGCAAGATGGCCCTGTACCGCGGTGTTTACCCGATACTGTTCGTGAGCGAGAACAGCAGTCACGCGGAGAATAACCGCCAGGTGGTGGATATCCTGCGGGAGGCCGGCGTGGTGCGGGACGAGGACCTGGTCATCATCACCAAGGGGGATCTGAGCGGGGTGATGGGCGGTACCAATGCCATGAAGATCGTCCAGGTGGGCGCGCTCCAGGATGGCGTCACCTGA
- a CDS encoding phosphoglycerate kinase yields MSVIKMTDLDLKGKRVLIREDLNVPVKGGKVTSDARIRASLPTIQHAMKAGAKVMLMSHLGRPEEGAFSEEDSLAPVAEHLSGLLGQKVRLVRDYLDGVEVQDGEVVLLENVRFNKGEKKDDEALSKQYAALCDIYVMDAFGTAHRAQASTHGAGKFAPVACAGPLLAAELEALGKALGNPKRPLVAIVGGSKVSTKLTVLESLSTKVDQLIVGGGIANTFIAAQGHGVGKSLYEADLVAEAKRLMEAAQAKGGEIPVPTDVCVGKEFSETTAATNRPVDQVAEDDMIFDVGPETAATYAELMKKAGTIVWNGPVGVFEFDQFAAGTQAMGQAIAESDAFSIAGGGDTLAAIDKYGLSERISYISTGGGAFLEFLEGKTLPAVAMLEARAKA; encoded by the coding sequence ATGTCCGTCATCAAGATGACCGATCTGGATCTCAAGGGTAAACGGGTACTGATCCGGGAGGATCTGAACGTGCCCGTCAAGGGCGGCAAGGTGACGTCCGACGCCCGGATCCGCGCCAGCCTGCCCACCATCCAGCACGCCATGAAGGCGGGTGCCAAGGTGATGCTCATGTCCCACCTGGGGCGGCCGGAAGAGGGGGCATTCTCCGAGGAGGACTCCCTGGCACCGGTGGCCGAGCACCTCTCCGGTCTGCTGGGCCAGAAGGTGAGGCTGGTGCGCGACTACCTGGATGGCGTGGAGGTTCAGGACGGCGAGGTGGTGCTGCTGGAGAACGTGCGCTTCAACAAGGGCGAAAAGAAGGACGACGAGGCGCTCTCAAAGCAATATGCCGCCCTGTGCGACATCTACGTGATGGATGCCTTTGGCACCGCCCACCGGGCCCAGGCCTCCACCCATGGCGCCGGCAAGTTCGCCCCGGTGGCCTGCGCCGGCCCGCTGCTGGCCGCCGAACTGGAAGCCCTGGGCAAGGCCCTGGGCAACCCCAAGCGGCCGCTGGTGGCCATTGTGGGCGGCTCCAAGGTGTCCACCAAGCTCACCGTGCTCGAATCCCTGTCCACCAAGGTGGATCAGCTCATCGTCGGTGGCGGTATCGCCAACACCTTCATCGCCGCCCAGGGCCATGGTGTGGGCAAGTCCCTGTACGAGGCGGATCTGGTGGCCGAGGCCAAGCGCCTGATGGAGGCCGCCCAGGCCAAGGGCGGCGAGATCCCGGTACCCACCGACGTGTGCGTGGGCAAGGAGTTCTCCGAAACCACCGCGGCCACCAACCGCCCCGTGGACCAGGTGGCCGAGGATGACATGATCTTCGACGTGGGTCCCGAGACCGCTGCCACCTATGCCGAACTCATGAAAAAGGCTGGCACCATTGTCTGGAACGGCCCGGTGGGCGTGTTCGAGTTCGATCAATTCGCCGCCGGCACCCAGGCCATGGGCCAGGCCATCGCCGAGAGCGATGCCTTCTCCATCGCCGGTGGCGGTGACACCCTGGCGGCCATCGACAAATACGGCCTGTCCGAGCGCATCTCCTACATTTCCACCGGTGGTGGCGCCTTCCTGGAGTTCCTGGAAGGCAAGACCCTCCCGGCGGTAGCCATGCTGGAGGCCCGGGCCAAGGCCTGA
- the betA gene encoding choline dehydrogenase — protein sequence MTTKTYDYIIIGAGSAGAALAARLTEDPDTRVLLLEAGGRDWRLDFRTQMPAALAYPLQGRQYNWAFQTEPEPHMNWRRMDCGRGKGLGGSSLINGMCYIRGNALDYDHWASDFGLPGWEYDHCLPYFRKAETRDIGANEYHGDDGPLYVTTPKSDNNPLFETFIQAGEQAGYPRTEDVNGYQQEGFGPMDRTTTAQGRRASTSRGYLDQARQRPNLDIQVRALTDHIIMEGRTARGVSYIQRGRRQEVRAEREVLICAGAILSPAILKRSGIGPAQELVDLDIPVVHELPGVGENLQDHLEIYVQYECKEPISLYPALKWWNQPWIGAQWLLGGRGIGASNQFEAAGFIRSETGFDWPNLQYHFLPIAINYNGTQAVEAHGFQAHVGSMRSPSRGHVRLAAADPRQAPRISFNYMSHEQDWREFRDAIRLTREIMAQPALDRYRGRELAPGAQATSDVELDEFVRNHAETAYHPCGSCRMGTADDDMAVVDDQGRVHGVEGLRVVDASIMPRIVTGNLNAPTIMMAEKIADRIRGRQALAPSEVPVYRVLSGSPTRLKGPRAA from the coding sequence ATGACCACCAAAACTTACGATTACATCATCATCGGCGCCGGCTCCGCCGGAGCCGCGCTGGCGGCGCGCCTCACCGAAGACCCGGACACCCGCGTGCTGCTGCTGGAAGCCGGTGGCCGCGACTGGCGCCTGGACTTTCGTACCCAGATGCCCGCCGCCCTGGCCTACCCGCTGCAGGGTCGGCAGTACAACTGGGCCTTCCAGACGGAACCCGAACCTCATATGAACTGGCGACGCATGGACTGCGGCCGGGGCAAGGGGCTGGGCGGCTCCTCCCTGATCAACGGCATGTGCTACATCCGCGGCAACGCCCTGGACTACGACCACTGGGCCAGCGATTTTGGCCTGCCCGGCTGGGAATACGACCACTGCCTGCCCTATTTCCGCAAGGCCGAAACCCGGGACATCGGCGCCAATGAGTATCATGGCGACGATGGGCCGCTGTATGTCACCACCCCCAAATCGGACAACAACCCCCTGTTCGAAACCTTCATCCAGGCCGGTGAACAGGCCGGTTATCCCCGCACGGAGGACGTGAACGGCTACCAGCAGGAAGGTTTTGGTCCCATGGATCGCACCACCACGGCCCAGGGGCGTCGCGCCAGCACCTCACGGGGTTATCTGGATCAGGCCCGGCAGCGGCCCAATCTGGACATCCAGGTCCGCGCCCTCACCGACCACATCATCATGGAGGGCCGCACCGCCCGGGGCGTGAGTTACATCCAGCGGGGCCGCCGCCAGGAGGTTCGGGCCGAGCGGGAGGTGCTGATCTGCGCTGGCGCCATCCTCTCCCCTGCCATTCTGAAGCGCTCGGGGATCGGCCCCGCCCAGGAACTGGTCGACCTGGATATCCCCGTGGTCCATGAACTCCCCGGCGTGGGCGAGAATCTGCAGGATCACCTGGAAATCTATGTGCAGTACGAGTGCAAGGAACCCATCAGCCTGTATCCAGCGCTCAAGTGGTGGAACCAGCCCTGGATCGGCGCCCAGTGGCTGTTGGGGGGGCGCGGCATCGGGGCCAGCAATCAGTTCGAGGCGGCGGGGTTCATCCGCAGTGAAACCGGCTTCGACTGGCCCAACCTGCAGTACCACTTCCTGCCCATCGCCATCAATTACAACGGCACCCAGGCAGTGGAAGCCCACGGCTTTCAGGCCCATGTGGGTTCCATGCGCTCACCCAGCCGGGGCCATGTGCGCCTGGCCGCTGCAGACCCGAGACAGGCGCCGCGGATCAGCTTCAACTACATGAGCCATGAGCAGGACTGGCGGGAATTTCGGGACGCCATCCGCCTCACCCGGGAGATCATGGCCCAGCCGGCCCTGGACCGTTACCGGGGCCGCGAACTGGCCCCCGGGGCCCAGGCCACGTCGGACGTGGAGCTGGATGAGTTTGTGCGCAACCACGCCGAAACGGCCTATCACCCCTGCGGCTCCTGCCGCATGGGTACGGCCGATGATGACATGGCCGTGGTGGACGACCAGGGTCGGGTACATGGTGTGGAGGGGCTGCGGGTGGTGGATGCGTCCATCATGCCGCGCATCGTGACGGGCAATCTCAATGCCCCCACCATCATGATGGCGGAGAAGATCGCTGATCGAATTCGTGGTCGTCAGGCACTGGCCCCGTCGGAGGTGCCGGTGTATCGGGTGCTGTCAGGGAGCCCGACCCGGTTGAAGGGGCCGCGGGCAGCTTGA
- the gap gene encoding type I glyceraldehyde-3-phosphate dehydrogenase: MTIKVGINGFGRIGRMAFRAISQDFPELEVVAINDLLEPEYLAYMLRYDSVHGRFNGDVSVEGDHMVVNGKKIRLTAERDPANLKWGDVGVDVVIESTGFFLTEETCQKHIDAGAKKVVQSAPSKDATPMFVYGVNHKEYANQAIISAASCTTNALAPVAKVLNDQFGIKRGLMTTVHAATATQKTVDGPSQKDWRGGRGILENIIPSSTGAAKAVGKVLPSLNGKLTGMAFRVPTSDVSVVDLTVELDKDASYDDICKAMKSASEGELKGVLGYTSDKVVATDFRGVSMPSIFDAEAGIQLDSTFVKVVAWYDNEYGYTCNMLRLVQHVG, from the coding sequence ATGACGATCAAAGTCGGTATCAATGGTTTTGGCCGCATCGGCCGCATGGCTTTCCGTGCCATCTCCCAGGACTTCCCGGAACTGGAAGTGGTGGCCATCAATGACCTGCTCGAGCCCGAGTACCTGGCCTACATGCTGCGTTACGACTCCGTGCATGGCCGCTTCAATGGTGATGTGTCCGTGGAAGGCGATCACATGGTGGTCAACGGCAAGAAGATCCGCCTGACCGCCGAGCGGGATCCGGCCAACCTCAAGTGGGGCGATGTGGGCGTGGACGTGGTGATCGAATCCACCGGCTTCTTCCTCACCGAAGAGACCTGTCAGAAACACATCGACGCAGGTGCCAAAAAGGTGGTGCAGAGCGCCCCCTCCAAGGACGCCACCCCCATGTTCGTGTACGGCGTGAACCACAAGGAGTACGCCAATCAGGCCATCATCTCCGCCGCCTCCTGCACCACCAACGCCCTGGCCCCGGTGGCCAAGGTGCTGAACGATCAGTTCGGCATCAAGCGTGGCCTGATGACCACCGTGCATGCGGCCACGGCCACCCAGAAGACCGTGGACGGCCCCTCCCAGAAGGACTGGCGCGGCGGGCGCGGCATTCTGGAGAACATCATCCCGTCCTCCACCGGTGCCGCCAAGGCCGTGGGCAAGGTGCTGCCCAGCCTGAACGGCAAGCTCACCGGCATGGCCTTCCGCGTGCCCACCTCCGATGTCTCCGTGGTGGATCTGACCGTGGAACTGGACAAGGACGCCAGCTACGACGACATCTGCAAGGCCATGAAGTCCGCCTCCGAGGGCGAGCTCAAGGGCGTGCTGGGTTACACCAGCGACAAGGTGGTGGCCACGGATTTCCGCGGCGTGAGCATGCCCTCCATCTTTGACGCCGAGGCCGGTATCCAGCTGGATTCCACCTTTGTGAAGGTGGTGGCCTGGTATGACAACGAGTACGGCTACACCTGCAACATGCTGCGCCTGGTGCAGCACGTGGGCTAA
- the fba gene encoding class II fructose-bisphosphate aldolase (catalyzes the reversible aldol condensation of dihydroxyacetonephosphate and glyceraldehyde 3-phosphate in the Calvin cycle, glycolysis, and/or gluconeogenesis) encodes MALISLRQLLDHAAEHGYGMPAYNANNLEQVQSIMQAADEVDSPVIIQASAGARKYAGEPFLRHLIVAAVEQYPHIPVVLHQDHGGEPAVCQASIQSGFTSVMMDGSLMADMKTPSTYEYNVEVTRTVADMAHWVGVSVEGELGCLGSLETGQAGEEDGSGAEGTLSHDQLLTDPDEAADFVKKTHVDALAIAIGTSHGAYKFTRPPTGDILAIQRIKEIHARIPDTHLVMHGSSSVPQEWLKIINQYGGDMGETYGVPVEEIQEGIKHGVRKVNIDTDLRMASTGAVRKFLAENPKEFDPRKFLKASTAAMKDICKARYEAFGCAGMASKIRPMNLEAMVARYKSGELDPKVK; translated from the coding sequence ATGGCCCTGATTTCCCTTCGACAACTGCTGGACCATGCCGCCGAACACGGCTACGGCATGCCCGCCTACAACGCCAACAACCTGGAGCAGGTGCAGTCCATCATGCAGGCCGCCGACGAGGTGGACTCGCCGGTGATCATCCAGGCCTCGGCCGGTGCCCGCAAATACGCTGGCGAGCCCTTCCTGCGTCACCTGATCGTGGCCGCGGTGGAACAGTACCCTCACATCCCCGTGGTGCTGCACCAGGACCACGGCGGCGAGCCGGCCGTGTGCCAGGCCTCCATCCAGTCCGGCTTTACCTCGGTGATGATGGACGGCTCCCTGATGGCCGACATGAAGACCCCGTCCACCTACGAGTACAACGTGGAGGTCACCCGTACGGTGGCTGACATGGCTCACTGGGTGGGGGTCTCCGTGGAAGGCGAGTTGGGTTGCCTGGGCTCCCTGGAAACCGGCCAGGCCGGCGAAGAGGACGGCTCCGGTGCCGAGGGCACCCTGTCTCACGACCAGCTGCTCACCGATCCGGACGAGGCCGCCGACTTCGTGAAGAAGACCCACGTGGACGCCCTGGCCATCGCCATCGGCACTTCCCACGGTGCCTACAAGTTCACCCGTCCGCCGACCGGTGACATCCTGGCCATCCAGCGCATCAAGGAAATCCACGCCCGCATCCCCGATACCCATCTGGTGATGCACGGTTCCTCCTCGGTGCCCCAGGAGTGGCTGAAGATCATCAACCAGTACGGCGGCGACATGGGCGAGACCTATGGTGTGCCCGTGGAGGAGATCCAGGAAGGCATCAAGCACGGTGTGCGCAAGGTCAACATCGACACCGACCTGCGCATGGCTTCCACCGGCGCGGTGCGCAAGTTCCTGGCCGAGAACCCCAAGGAGTTCGATCCGCGCAAATTCCTGAAGGCCTCCACCGCCGCCATGAAGGACATCTGCAAGGCCCGTTACGAGGCCTTCGGCTGCGCCGGCATGGCCTCCAAGATCCGTCCCATGAATCTGGAGGCCATGGTCGCCCGCTACAAGTCCGGCGAACTGGACCCCAAGGTGAAGTAA